In the Ferribacterium limneticum genome, GCGCAAAAATGCTGGCCTTTGCCGCGCGCCAAGAGATGGAGACCTTGTGCAACGGATATCACGCTCCTCATGTGCCAGAAGCATTTCAGCTAGGCGCGGGCTAAAGGGCGCCGGCGATCCGAAACACGATAGATCGATAAATCATTGCTCAAGTTCGGGTGACTGACGTTCTCCATTCTGTTTTGGGAATGACGGTATTGGGCACGTTTGAGGCATTCACTGCGGGGATATCATCAGGCTGCAAAGGATCGTCTGGGGGGCATTGAAGCTCTTCACCATTCCCTGTCAGTGAGTCGAAACGAAAAAGGGGATGACCTTCCGGTTATCCCCTTGTTTTTGCCCGGCTCGTTGTGGCTCAGTGCCGGTTCTGGATCTCTTCGATATAACCCAGCATGCCGGTCTGGATATTGCCGGCATTGCCTTCGTCGGTGTCGATATGCATGGCCAGGCGGAAGCCCGGATTCACGCGGACGACGACATCGCCGAAGATCAGCTGGCGCTCGCCTTCGATGCGGACGCGGACGACGTAGTTGTCACGAACATGGAAGCGCATGGCGTCTTCCGGCGTCATGTGGATATGGCGCTGGGCGCAGATGACGCCGCGTTCAATCACCGTGCTGCCGTACGGGCCTTCCAGCGTCACGCCAGGCGTGCCGGTCAGGTCGCCGGACTGGCGGATCGGCGGCTGGACGCCGAGCTTGAACTGCTCGGTCATGGCGATTTCGACCTGGGTTTCCTTGCGGGTCGGGCCGAGGACACGAACCTTGGCGATCCGGCCCTTGGGGCCGACCAGATGGACTTGTTCCTCGCAGGCAAACTGGCCGGGCTGCGACAGTTCGTGCATCGGCGTCAGCTGGTGGCCGGGGCCGAACAGCTTTTCGACATCGCCTTGCGACAGGTGCACGTGGTGGGCCGAGATTTCCACAGGAATCGGTGCATCTTCGGCATTGGCGGCGACCAGCAGGGCGTTGCGCTCGATGGCGCGCAGCGTTTCCCAGGCGACCAGGCGCTCGTCGTCGTTGGCAACGACCAGGATGGTGACCGGCGAGTCGTCGGCCGAGATGATCGCGTAGCCATCGATGCGGCCGAGATTACGGTTCTTTTCCTCGTCGAGCTTGATGCCCATGAATTCGAGGCCCTGGCAGGCCAGGCTGCGCACGGCGGCACTGGTTTCACCGACATCGCCGGTGAAGGCGAGGACGTCGATGCCACCCATCGCCGCGACGTAGGCGCCAACGTTCTTGCGCACCTGATAGCAGTAGGCCTTGTGGGCGAGCAGGGCGCGGTGGTGGCCCTCAGCGGCGGCTGCCTCGATATCGTGAATGTCGCTGGAAATGCCCGAGATGCCCTTCAGGCCGCTCTCGCTGTTGATCAGCGTGGACAACTGCTCCGGTGACATCTTGTGCTGGTCCATCAGATGGATCATTACGGCCGGGTCGATGCTGCCCGAGCGGCTGGGCATGATCAGGCCATCGCTGGGGGTCATGCCCATCGTCGTGTCGACCGAACGGCCGTGATCGATGGCACACAGCGAGGCACCGATACCGAGATGGCAGGAAATGATTTCCAGTTCGCCGAGCGGGCGCTTCAGCACTTCGGCTGCCTTCAACGACACGTAGCGGTGCGAGGTGCCGTGGAAGCCGTAGCGGCGAATGCCGTGCTGCTTGTAGAGGTCGTAGGGCAGGCCGTAGAGGTAGGCGTAGGGCGGCAGCGTCTGATGGAAGGCGGTATCGAACACGGCGACCTGCGGCACGTTCGGGAACTGCTTCATCGCAACGCGGATGCCGGCCACGTTAACCGGGTTGTGCAAGGGCGCAAAAACGGCCAGTTCTTCGATTTCAGCAATCACGGCCGGAGTGATGACGACCGAGCTGGAGAACTTGTTGCCGCCATGGACGACGCGGTGGCCAACGGCGGTGACATCTTCCGGATGGAAGGTGAAAGCCTCGCCGAGCAGGGCCGTGGCTTCCTGCATGACCTTGAACAGGTCGGAAAGCTTGAACGGCGCGTGCTCCATCGTCTTCTGCTGCGGGCCGACCATGACGCTGATCAGCGTAACCTGCTGGTCGGCGTGGTCGATGATGCCATGGACGTCGGCGCCGCTTTCCTCGGTATCGTAGATGCCGAAATGAATCTGGCTGATGCCGACATTGAGGACGACGACCTTGCCTGGCTGGCTGGTGGTCAGCGACAGCGCATAGGGGTCGCTGGAGCGGGTGATGGCGTTGGCCTGGGCAGTGACCAGATCGACCGACATGGCGCGGGTGCGGTCGGCGAGCAGTCGGGAAAGATAACCGACGGCCTTGGGGTTGGTCAGGATGTGGGTATTGAAGACGTCCTGCGGAATCATCAGCACGAAGCAGCGGTTGCCGGCAATGACGTCGGCCACGATGCGATCACCGGTGAGCAAGGACATGACGCCGAAGACGTCGCCGACCCCCAGTTGGGTGATCACGGCGCGGGTGCCGGTGTTGTCGGTCATCGAAATCTCGGCGTGGCCGCTGATCATGACGCCGATGAAACGGCCTTCGTCGCCGGTTTCGAGGATGGCTTCGTTGCCCTCGTAAGTGGCCAGTCGGGACTTGATGACGATTTCCTCGACCTTGTCGGCCGGGAAGTTCTCGAACAGGCGCACCTGTTCCAGGAAGAAGCGTTTCAGATCGATTTCACTCATGCTGTTTCTCGCTTGGATCGCGTTATTTTATGCGCCAAAGACTACCATTTTGTTGCGCCGCAGCAAAGTGTGGTTTTCACGGAGAGCGGGCGCTCTTCGCCATTCCCTGCGGCCTCGACACACCCGGGACTCCGCTTCGCGGCGGGCGAGGCGGGAATCCAGGGGCTCTCTCTCAATCCGCAGCGGCGAGATACTTTTATGGATTCCCGCCTGCGCGGGAATGACAATTTCCCCTCAACCCTTGCATTTACCTTCCGCCGCAGGGCGATCGGCGACCAAAGGCCGTAGGGCCGGCTCCATTTCCTTGAGGATCTGTACCGCCAGCGCCGAGGTGAAGTCGTAATTGGCCGCTTTTGACCCTGGCACGAAGGCGGTAACGACCCCGTAGAAGCGGTCTCCGATGTAAAAGGCAAAGGTGGCGGCACGATTCATTACCTTGGCGCTGCGCACCCCGCCGTCGGCGCCGATCACCTTGGAGCGGTGATCGCCGGTGCCGGTCTTGCCACCCACGGCCAAGGGCTTTTCCTCTTCGTCGCGGTAGGTGTCCTTGATGCGTCGAGCGGTGCCGCTATTGACCACCCGCAGCAGGGCGCGCCGGGTGACTTGGGCGACCTCGGCCGGCATGACTCGTTCGCCGGCTTCGGGCTGGCGCTTGAGGCGAGTCTCGAAAGGGGTGTTGGCAGCGAACTGAAGCGCATCAATGCGCACTGTCGGGCGGCGGATGCCGTCATTGACTACGATGCCCATCAGTTCGGCCAGCGCTGCCGGGCGATCGGCCGAACTGCCGATCGAGGTGGCCAGCGAGGGCACCAGATGCTCGAAGGGGTAGCCCAAACGTCGCCACTCCTCGGCGATGCGCTCGAAGGCGGCAACTTCGACGACGATGTCGATGCGCACCTGCTGGGCATGCTTGAAACGTGTGGAGAATAGCCACTTCGAGGCATCGCGGCGGGCCTCGACGCTGGCGGGGACGATGTCTTTCAGTGTCGCTTTCGGCTGGTCCTGCAGATGGCGGACCAGCCACAATTCCAGCGGATGAACCCGGGCCAGATAGCCCTGGTCGGCCAGGTTGTACTGGCGAGTGGCGTGGGTATCGAACAGGCGGCGCAGGCCGGC is a window encoding:
- a CDS encoding acetate/propionate family kinase; this encodes MSEIDLKRFFLEQVRLFENFPADKVEEIVIKSRLATYEGNEAILETGDEGRFIGVMISGHAEISMTDNTGTRAVITQLGVGDVFGVMSLLTGDRIVADVIAGNRCFVLMIPQDVFNTHILTNPKAVGYLSRLLADRTRAMSVDLVTAQANAITRSSDPYALSLTTSQPGKVVVLNVGISQIHFGIYDTEESGADVHGIIDHADQQVTLISVMVGPQQKTMEHAPFKLSDLFKVMQEATALLGEAFTFHPEDVTAVGHRVVHGGNKFSSSVVITPAVIAEIEELAVFAPLHNPVNVAGIRVAMKQFPNVPQVAVFDTAFHQTLPPYAYLYGLPYDLYKQHGIRRYGFHGTSHRYVSLKAAEVLKRPLGELEIISCHLGIGASLCAIDHGRSVDTTMGMTPSDGLIMPSRSGSIDPAVMIHLMDQHKMSPEQLSTLINSESGLKGISGISSDIHDIEAAAAEGHHRALLAHKAYCYQVRKNVGAYVAAMGGIDVLAFTGDVGETSAAVRSLACQGLEFMGIKLDEEKNRNLGRIDGYAIISADDSPVTILVVANDDERLVAWETLRAIERNALLVAANAEDAPIPVEISAHHVHLSQGDVEKLFGPGHQLTPMHELSQPGQFACEEQVHLVGPKGRIAKVRVLGPTRKETQVEIAMTEQFKLGVQPPIRQSGDLTGTPGVTLEGPYGSTVIERGVICAQRHIHMTPEDAMRFHVRDNYVVRVRIEGERQLIFGDVVVRVNPGFRLAMHIDTDEGNAGNIQTGMLGYIEEIQNRH